Proteins found in one Paenibacillus sp. FSL R10-2782 genomic segment:
- a CDS encoding amidohydrolase family protein, which produces MPAGGDEAGKSDVDFLYGWTFDFVVSSYALHHLTDEQKTWLQKLSTGNPAAFTAAQALQMATVNGAKLLNLEHETGTLEVGKKADIILIDMQKPHLQSIHQIESLLAYSVNGADVDTTIVNGRVLMRGRHLLTIDEKEVLTQATVRGNRIVQGL; this is translated from the coding sequence ATTCCCGCAGGTGGAGATGAGGCTGGGAAATCTGATGTCGATTTCTTATATGGATGGACCTTTGACTTTGTAGTCAGCAGTTATGCCCTGCATCATCTGACAGATGAACAAAAAACATGGCTGCAAAAGCTAAGCACAGGCAATCCAGCTGCTTTTACTGCTGCGCAGGCGCTGCAAATGGCTACAGTCAATGGAGCCAAGCTGCTAAACCTTGAGCACGAAACCGGCACGCTTGAGGTGGGGAAAAAGGCAGATATCATTCTGATAGATATGCAAAAGCCGCATTTACAGTCAATACACCAGATAGAGTCACTGCTTGCTTACAGTGTAAACGGCGCAGATGTCGATACGACTATTGTGAATGGACGTGTATTAATGCGAGGAAGACATTTGTTGACGATAGACGAGAAAGAGGTGCTCACACAAGCAACGGTACGCGGAAACCGCATCGTACAAGGATTGTAA
- a CDS encoding spore germination protein, producing MTGHNPASFELNKNISFIEQALFYTDDLKKQSISVDGKDGILLYIDSLVDQEIIQTHILATLYNKTDSGPHQMFTTLNSQKDTDLRNAADSLIEGYSILMVDGAEEFYILSSEKTYARSTNEPENEGIIRGPHNGFIEQLSVNLNLIRKQIISTSLIVRYFYVGSKTRTKVAIMYMQDLANPELVEEVEKRIQAISSDLVLPPGFIQEFTEDNPFSLFPQQLSTERPDRVAANLMEGRVTILAEGSPTALIAPVSFFAFYQSPDDYNGRWIISSFLRMIRMMSFLIAFTLPAIYIATISFHSAILPLELAHTIKKSLENVPFPAIVEAMLLEVIFEVLREAGIRLPSRVGQTIGIVGGLVIGDAIVRAGLVSYTMIIVVSLTAISSFLVPSHEMSSAVRILRFPMMIAAALFGYIGIAFGMLILLIHLCKLETFGSPYFAPLAPFRLGDMKDVFIRFPIWTLQQRPHDSRPKKMKQQNYSRSWKRRE from the coding sequence TTGACTGGACATAACCCAGCTTCCTTTGAACTGAACAAGAATATTTCCTTTATCGAGCAAGCCCTTTTTTATACGGATGATTTAAAAAAACAGTCTATTTCTGTTGACGGAAAAGATGGCATTCTTCTCTATATAGACTCACTCGTGGATCAGGAGATCATTCAGACGCATATTCTGGCCACATTATATAATAAAACCGATTCTGGCCCTCACCAAATGTTTACCACCCTGAACAGCCAAAAGGACACCGACCTCCGAAATGCCGCTGATTCGCTTATTGAGGGATACTCCATTTTAATGGTGGATGGCGCAGAAGAATTTTATATCCTTTCCTCGGAAAAAACATACGCCCGTAGTACGAATGAGCCGGAGAACGAGGGAATTATCCGCGGGCCGCACAATGGATTTATTGAGCAGTTGTCCGTCAATCTGAATCTTATTCGCAAACAAATCATCAGCACATCGCTGATTGTGCGCTACTTTTATGTCGGATCTAAAACCCGGACCAAAGTCGCTATCATGTATATGCAAGACTTGGCCAATCCTGAGCTAGTGGAGGAAGTGGAAAAAAGAATACAAGCCATCTCCTCCGATCTGGTACTGCCTCCCGGTTTTATTCAGGAATTCACGGAGGACAATCCCTTTTCCCTGTTCCCTCAGCAACTCAGCACAGAACGTCCAGATCGGGTAGCCGCTAATTTAATGGAAGGACGAGTAACTATTTTGGCCGAAGGCAGTCCTACTGCCTTAATCGCTCCCGTCTCCTTTTTTGCATTTTATCAAAGCCCAGATGATTATAACGGTCGCTGGATTATTAGTTCCTTTCTGAGAATGATCCGAATGATGAGCTTTCTGATTGCTTTTACACTGCCCGCTATTTACATTGCAACGATTTCCTTTCACTCAGCCATTCTGCCACTGGAGCTGGCACATACGATCAAAAAATCGTTGGAAAATGTTCCGTTTCCCGCCATTGTGGAGGCGATGTTGCTTGAAGTGATTTTTGAGGTGCTACGGGAAGCCGGGATTCGTCTGCCCAGCCGAGTGGGCCAAACAATAGGCATCGTTGGCGGTCTGGTTATCGGGGATGCTATCGTTCGAGCAGGTCTCGTGTCATACACCATGATTATTGTCGTTTCGTTAACAGCTATCTCTTCTTTTTTGGTACCTTCCCATGAAATGAGCTCAGCTGTCCGCATTCTCCGTTTTCCAATGATGATTGCTGCAGCCTTGTTCGGATATATTGGCATTGCCTTCGGGATGCTTATTCTCCTTATTCACCTTTGTAAGCTGGAAACATTTGGTTCACCTTATTTTGCTCCTCTGGCACCTTTCCGGCTTGGCGATATGAAGGATGTTTTTATTCGCTTTCCCATTTGGACACTACAACAGCGGCCGCATGATTCCCGCCCCAAAAAAATGAAGCAACAGAACTACTCTAGGAGCTGGAAACGTCGTGAATAA
- a CDS encoding GerAB/ArcD/ProY family transporter — protein sequence MNKESTITQGQLFFLIIKFEIGVDILSLPYQMHLSSKGGGWISVIIGGILIQLIILMCWLLLRRFPSSSIYQILTRITGSWMGKILTVAYIIYYLLMGTSVLVSAYDVINRWMLQKTPRWAILALILFSSIYLVRENLRTIARVLVLISFLIVPMMFLISYGIKQANLLYLLPLTEAGWPHIIIGSKETLLAMFGFEFILVVFPMVEGKSKGKLKSLLLANGVVVLLYGFTILTCTSVFSPQQLDLMPEPVIYLLRSIPLGTMDRVDFIFLPIWLISIFGSISGYYYAASYGLGYLFKKKNHKQAVPFVVFVSCIIACIPQKREDFDLFGTIANNSAYFFLIALPLLLLIVSYIFNKKEEPRI from the coding sequence GTGAATAAAGAAAGTACAATTACACAGGGTCAATTGTTTTTTTTGATTATCAAGTTTGAGATTGGCGTGGATATTCTATCACTTCCTTATCAGATGCATTTGTCATCCAAGGGAGGGGGCTGGATATCCGTCATTATTGGAGGCATTTTGATCCAGCTTATCATTTTAATGTGCTGGCTCCTGTTAAGACGTTTTCCCTCCTCCTCCATTTACCAAATCCTCACTCGGATTACTGGTTCCTGGATGGGTAAAATTTTGACGGTAGCTTACATTATATACTACTTACTTATGGGAACTTCGGTTCTTGTGAGCGCCTATGACGTCATTAATCGCTGGATGCTGCAAAAAACCCCACGTTGGGCTATATTGGCTCTGATTCTGTTCAGCAGCATCTATTTAGTTCGCGAAAATTTGAGGACAATTGCCCGAGTGCTTGTTTTAATCTCCTTCCTGATCGTACCGATGATGTTTTTAATCAGTTATGGAATAAAACAGGCCAATCTGCTCTATCTACTGCCTTTGACTGAGGCTGGATGGCCTCATATTATTATAGGCTCCAAAGAAACGCTTCTAGCCATGTTCGGCTTTGAATTCATCCTCGTGGTCTTTCCCATGGTCGAGGGCAAAAGTAAAGGGAAGCTCAAGTCGCTCCTGCTAGCTAACGGGGTCGTGGTTCTGTTGTATGGATTTACCATATTAACCTGTACAAGTGTATTTAGCCCCCAGCAGCTTGATTTGATGCCGGAGCCTGTCATTTACCTGCTCAGATCTATTCCGCTGGGAACGATGGACCGGGTTGATTTTATTTTCCTGCCCATCTGGTTAATTTCAATCTTTGGCTCCATAAGCGGTTATTATTATGCAGCGTCCTATGGACTAGGCTATTTGTTCAAGAAGAAAAACCACAAACAAGCCGTTCCTTTCGTAGTATTCGTCTCATGCATTATTGCCTGCATCCCTCAAAAAAGAGAGGATTTTGACCTCTTCGGTACAATTGCCAACAATTCGGCTTATTTTTTCCTGATTGCACTACCTCTGCTGTTGCTGATTGTATCGTATATATTCAACAAAAAGGAGGAGCCCAGAATATGA
- a CDS encoding Ger(x)C family spore germination protein gives MKKKRRALGMLALLIFMTGCWDQDSLKDARLANASAYDLTPEGILLQTLEIVDDSGNNQGKSANEIHSGTGNSVRQSTDKIRAKVTGDIRYFKYGVTLYGTSLAQKDLYPYLDVLYREPDHPTSHVKVAIVEGSAGELMNKKSVGSLLIGEFITKKIRSLEEMCVFPEVTLETLLPPMLDPGQDFVLPYLSKDGEDIVARGIALFHGQRFTGTLNDEQGVLYVLMTGKWKDTARFVKRVHSGPASDLQNFITYQAHIRNIKRQLIVKVGRDGQIDVYLNLKLPVDVVEYSRDHLQDKDNVMRLNRQLSEIMTQDAEEIIRTLQKSGCDAFGIGRQLIAHHPTLWKNLEWNKEYPNVRFHPQVTVNIVGNGILN, from the coding sequence ATGAAAAAAAAGAGGAGAGCACTTGGTATGCTGGCTCTACTCATTTTTATGACTGGCTGCTGGGATCAGGACAGCTTGAAGGATGCCCGGCTGGCAAATGCTTCGGCCTACGATCTTACTCCAGAAGGCATATTGCTGCAAACACTCGAAATTGTAGACGACTCTGGAAATAACCAAGGGAAAAGCGCCAATGAAATTCATTCAGGCACGGGAAATTCCGTCCGGCAAAGTACAGACAAAATCCGAGCCAAGGTAACAGGAGATATCCGTTACTTTAAATATGGGGTTACTTTGTATGGCACAAGCTTGGCCCAAAAAGATTTGTATCCATATCTGGATGTCCTGTATCGGGAGCCGGATCATCCAACCTCACATGTAAAGGTAGCTATAGTAGAAGGATCAGCTGGAGAATTAATGAACAAAAAAAGTGTAGGCAGCCTTTTAATCGGCGAATTTATAACGAAAAAAATCCGAAGCCTGGAGGAAATGTGCGTATTTCCCGAAGTGACGCTAGAAACACTGCTTCCCCCTATGCTTGATCCAGGGCAGGACTTTGTTCTCCCCTATCTCTCCAAAGATGGAGAAGACATCGTAGCACGAGGGATTGCCTTGTTTCACGGACAAAGATTTACAGGAACCCTTAACGACGAGCAAGGGGTGCTTTATGTCCTGATGACCGGGAAATGGAAGGACACAGCGCGCTTTGTAAAAAGGGTTCACTCGGGACCTGCCAGTGATTTGCAAAACTTTATTACCTATCAGGCTCATATTCGGAACATCAAACGCCAGCTTATAGTGAAAGTTGGACGCGATGGTCAAATTGATGTGTACCTCAACCTGAAGCTCCCTGTCGATGTTGTTGAATACTCGCGGGATCATCTTCAGGATAAGGATAATGTCATGCGCCTGAACCGTCAGCTTTCGGAAATCATGACCCAGGATGCGGAGGAAATTATCCGTACGCTTCAAAAAAGCGGTTGTGATGCCTTTGGCATCGGCAGACAATTGATTGCCCATCACCCGACCTTGTGGAAAAACCTGGAATGGAATAAAGAGTACCCTAATGTTCGTTTTCACCCACAGGTCACCGTCAATATAGTCGGGAACGGCATATTGAATTAG
- a CDS encoding transglycosylase domain-containing protein, with protein MNPKRRPSSQKRSRWRIFGRVLLINIKWFSLAGVLGVLFAGGLISGYVAALVHDEPVRSRQLIYEKVNENALTSFVFFNDQVTPVGRMRMEEDRQLVDLKDVPQSIVDALISTEDSQFYEHQGVDLKGTARAVKQKLLNENRQTGGSTLTQQVARRVFLSLDKTDSRKVKEMLLALRMERFMSKDKILTAYLNKMPFGNGSAGYNLYGIKSASLGIFNVSDLHKLHIAQAAYLAGLPQLPSVYSAFDGKGKFDEEGFNKAIERQHVVLGRMLATGKITLMEYNEGLQFDIKATLAPHREKSYNTFPYLMLETEREATRLLALQENPDLTTAEISKPEHAELLQNTREELQRSGYRIYTTINKKVYNDMRQIAANPQNFSPYSKQKGLEQIAAIMIDHKTGSILGMIEGRDFNTEQMNYATQMTRQPGSAMKPIAAYLPALEKGYTQPAGLIDDSQIVLKDGRKGYHIPKNYNRRYEGLMTAREALNRSINIPALRLFLYEVKIPNAWNFVRSLGITTIQPQDEHAQTGVLGGLSKGVSVKELTAAYGTIPNMGVYNEPHLISKITDADGKIVYEFKPQAKRVYSRQTAFLMTDMLKTVISDPRGTGKRMQNAFKSYGTIDIAGKTGTTQNFGDVWFMGYTPDVTLGVWAGYRQQVNTLSQEGHSRAQSVWALIMNEAIKDKPQLFKNKHFTQPEGVVKVTVSSLTGKLPGSYSRQSGQLVTDWFNQKYVPTEVGREQRTRSSIPAVPSKSDTKDKAAPEKQEPVTDQRGIIPEETVPSDFGTEFDTNGESHDLPPADSSQPSVENKQEPPSEPETQNEVPENKPSEAIHTETPDQPKN; from the coding sequence ATGAACCCAAAACGTCGACCATCATCTCAAAAACGCAGCAGGTGGCGTATTTTTGGCAGAGTTTTGCTGATTAATATCAAGTGGTTCTCGCTAGCGGGCGTACTTGGGGTCCTATTTGCCGGAGGTCTTATATCCGGTTATGTGGCAGCGCTGGTTCATGATGAGCCTGTGCGATCACGCCAGTTGATATATGAAAAGGTAAACGAGAACGCTCTGACCAGCTTTGTATTTTTTAATGACCAGGTAACCCCGGTTGGACGAATGCGCATGGAGGAGGATCGGCAGCTCGTGGATTTGAAGGATGTTCCCCAATCCATTGTAGATGCCCTTATTTCAACAGAAGACAGCCAATTTTATGAGCATCAGGGTGTTGATCTAAAAGGGACGGCTCGCGCCGTCAAACAGAAGCTTCTGAACGAGAATCGCCAAACAGGCGGCAGCACACTGACACAGCAGGTAGCCCGGCGAGTTTTCCTCAGTCTGGATAAGACGGACAGCCGCAAGGTAAAGGAAATGCTGCTCGCACTGCGTATGGAGCGTTTTATGAGTAAGGATAAAATATTAACGGCATACTTGAACAAAATGCCGTTTGGCAATGGCTCCGCAGGCTACAATTTGTATGGGATCAAGTCGGCTTCGTTAGGGATTTTTAATGTAAGTGATCTACATAAGCTTCATATTGCTCAAGCGGCTTATTTGGCCGGTCTTCCACAATTGCCATCTGTTTATTCAGCTTTTGACGGTAAAGGGAAGTTTGATGAAGAAGGCTTCAACAAAGCTATCGAGCGCCAGCATGTCGTGCTGGGAAGAATGTTGGCAACAGGTAAAATCACACTAATGGAATATAACGAGGGACTTCAATTTGATATTAAAGCTACTCTTGCACCACATCGCGAGAAAAGCTACAACACATTCCCTTATTTGATGCTGGAGACGGAACGGGAGGCCACTCGGTTGTTGGCGCTCCAGGAAAATCCGGATCTTACAACAGCTGAGATTTCCAAACCTGAGCATGCTGAACTCCTTCAAAATACACGGGAAGAGCTGCAACGGTCCGGTTATCGGATTTATACAACGATAAATAAGAAAGTTTATAACGATATGAGACAGATTGCAGCCAATCCGCAAAACTTTTCTCCATACAGTAAGCAGAAGGGACTGGAACAGATTGCTGCCATCATGATTGATCATAAAACGGGGTCTATACTCGGTATGATCGAGGGCAGGGACTTTAATACTGAGCAAATGAACTATGCAACCCAGATGACGCGTCAGCCCGGTTCTGCCATGAAGCCTATTGCAGCTTATTTGCCTGCTTTGGAAAAAGGCTACACTCAGCCTGCTGGTCTTATTGATGATTCTCAAATTGTATTGAAAGACGGACGTAAAGGCTATCATATCCCTAAAAATTATAACAGACGGTACGAAGGACTGATGACAGCCCGCGAAGCACTCAATCGGTCGATCAACATTCCTGCGCTGAGATTGTTTTTATATGAAGTTAAAATTCCAAATGCCTGGAATTTTGTGCGATCCCTTGGGATTACAACGATTCAGCCGCAGGATGAACATGCTCAGACAGGAGTTCTGGGTGGACTGAGTAAGGGGGTATCTGTCAAGGAACTGACAGCGGCATATGGTACGATTCCCAATATGGGCGTATACAACGAACCCCATTTGATCAGTAAAATTACGGATGCCGACGGCAAGATCGTATATGAATTCAAACCGCAGGCGAAGCGTGTATATTCCCGTCAAACCGCGTTTTTGATGACAGATATGCTCAAAACGGTTATATCGGACCCGAGGGGTACAGGCAAACGTATGCAAAATGCTTTTAAAAGCTATGGTACCATTGATATTGCTGGCAAGACCGGTACGACACAAAACTTTGGCGATGTATGGTTCATGGGCTATACCCCGGATGTTACACTTGGCGTCTGGGCAGGTTACCGTCAACAGGTTAACACGCTATCTCAAGAAGGGCACTCCAGAGCACAATCGGTGTGGGCGCTTATCATGAACGAGGCGATCAAGGATAAGCCCCAGCTCTTCAAAAATAAGCATTTTACACAGCCGGAAGGTGTTGTAAAAGTTACGGTCTCCAGCCTTACAGGTAAGCTGCCGGGAAGCTATTCCAGGCAATCTGGTCAACTCGTGACAGACTGGTTTAACCAAAAATACGTGCCAACGGAAGTCGGGAGGGAGCAACGAACACGTTCATCCATACCTGCCGTACCGTCCAAATCGGATACAAAGGATAAAGCAGCTCCGGAGAAACAAGAACCTGTAACGGATCAGAGGGGAATTATACCAGAAGAAACAGTACCTTCTGATTTTGGCACAGAATTTGATACGAATGGCGAGAGTCATGATTTGCCACCAGCAGATAGTTCGCAGCCATCTGTTGAAAATAAGCAGGAGCCTCCTTCTGAACCAGAAACCCAGAATGAAGTTCCAGAAAATAAACCTAGCGAGGCTATTCATACCGAAACACCCGACCAGCCGAAAAACTAA
- a CDS encoding DMT family transporter, with amino-acid sequence MKEKLSLKKAVCIGTALLGLSVAMLFPFVLFTDGFSFLSITGNTIILMLVLGIVHGGVGFYLFFAGMKGLKGQSIAVLSYIDPLTSLLISALVLAERMTLQQLLGAVLLLGSIWIGEAGRERRRGG; translated from the coding sequence TTGAAAGAAAAGCTGTCACTTAAAAAGGCGGTTTGTATCGGAACTGCTTTGCTTGGCTTGTCGGTTGCCATGCTGTTCCCATTTGTGCTATTCACAGATGGCTTCAGTTTCTTGTCGATCACCGGCAACACGATAATATTGATGCTTGTGCTGGGTATCGTTCATGGCGGTGTTGGATTTTATCTGTTCTTTGCCGGAATGAAAGGCCTAAAAGGTCAAAGCATCGCTGTATTGAGTTATATCGACCCCCTAACTTCACTATTGATTTCAGCTCTTGTCTTAGCTGAGAGGATGACTTTGCAGCAATTGCTCGGTGCTGTCTTGCTATTGGGCTCCATATGGATAGGTGAAGCTGGCAGAGAGAGAAGGCGGGGGGGATAG
- a CDS encoding NAD(P)H-dependent oxidoreductase: MNILIIFDHPYGSGASENIPHNRSYSAALLAATIRGLHSSGHRVDLIDLHKDGFNPVMSASDLASWRKKEVIDPLIADYQQRLLEADHLIFIFPIWWEGMPAMMKGFLDKVLAKGIVYSEPKPGRLFKCLLPRLKGVSLLTIMATPTYIYRWLFGNPITKMMFRGTFRKMSINSLKWYNYSGMEKRTLEQRQLYLKKTEKLFAERWPTTY, translated from the coding sequence ATGAACATTCTTATTATATTTGATCATCCTTATGGAAGTGGTGCTTCAGAAAATATTCCTCATAATAGAAGTTATTCAGCAGCCTTGTTGGCAGCTACCATAAGAGGTTTGCATTCAAGTGGTCACCGAGTCGATTTGATTGATTTGCATAAAGACGGCTTTAATCCTGTTATGTCTGCTTCTGACCTCGCGTCTTGGCGAAAAAAGGAAGTAATTGATCCTCTAATTGCAGATTACCAACAGCGACTACTCGAAGCAGATCACCTTATTTTTATCTTTCCTATCTGGTGGGAAGGAATGCCAGCAATGATGAAGGGTTTCTTAGATAAGGTATTAGCAAAAGGAATTGTGTACAGCGAGCCTAAACCAGGGCGTTTATTTAAGTGTCTGCTTCCTCGTTTGAAGGGTGTCTCTTTACTAACAATTATGGCAACTCCAACATATATTTATCGATGGCTATTTGGAAATCCAATCACCAAAATGATGTTTCGTGGAACTTTTCGAAAAATGAGTATAAACTCTCTTAAATGGTATAATTACTCAGGTATGGAGAAGCGAACTCTTGAACAGCGCCAATTGTATTTAAAGAAAACAGAAAAACTTTTCGCAGAACGTTGGCCTACCACTTATTGA